One genomic region from Mycobacterium basiliense encodes:
- a CDS encoding ammonium transporter codes for MTPGLAIFYGGMVRTTGVLNMIMMSFISIPLVTVAWLLVGYSLAFSGGGGGGFVGGITHAGMRGIGPEAAHGSVPELLYATFQLSFAIITAALVSGAIADRAKFAAWMVFVPLWAVAVYSVVAHWVWAPNGWLFKMGVLDYAGGLVVEIVSGSSALALALVLGPRIGFKVEAMRPHNLPFVLLGVGLLWFGWFGFNAGSALAANGLAAAIFLNTLVAGCLGMLGWLSVEQIRDGKPTTFGAASGVVAGLVAITPSCGTVNTVGAAVVGLLAGIVCSFAIGLKFKLNYDDSLDVVGVHFVGGVVGVLLIGLLATAVMTGGPQGLFYGGGLAQLGKQALAMAVVGPYAFTVSYVLATVIERLMGFRVSREEEVSGVDLTQHAETAYTEGVYGHQQLHRPLLGERDVFRPRPNGGEAG; via the coding sequence ATGACACCCGGGTTGGCGATCTTCTACGGGGGCATGGTGCGCACCACCGGCGTGCTCAACATGATCATGATGAGTTTCATCTCGATCCCGCTGGTTACCGTGGCATGGCTGCTGGTCGGCTACAGCCTGGCGTTCTCCGGCGGCGGCGGGGGCGGATTCGTGGGCGGGATCACGCATGCCGGGATGCGGGGCATCGGCCCGGAAGCCGCGCACGGATCGGTTCCCGAACTGCTGTACGCCACCTTTCAACTCAGTTTTGCGATCATCACCGCGGCCCTGGTTAGCGGGGCCATCGCCGACCGGGCCAAGTTCGCCGCCTGGATGGTCTTCGTGCCACTCTGGGCGGTCGCGGTGTATTCCGTTGTTGCGCACTGGGTGTGGGCGCCCAACGGCTGGTTGTTCAAGATGGGTGTGCTCGACTACGCGGGCGGACTGGTTGTCGAGATCGTGTCGGGCTCTTCGGCGTTGGCGTTGGCGCTGGTGCTCGGTCCGCGCATCGGTTTCAAGGTGGAGGCCATGCGCCCGCACAACCTGCCCTTCGTGCTGCTGGGGGTGGGGCTGCTGTGGTTTGGCTGGTTCGGGTTCAACGCGGGTTCGGCGTTGGCCGCCAATGGATTAGCGGCCGCGATCTTCCTGAATACCTTGGTCGCCGGTTGCCTGGGGATGCTGGGATGGCTATCGGTAGAACAGATTCGGGATGGCAAACCGACCACATTCGGTGCCGCCTCGGGTGTGGTTGCCGGTTTGGTGGCGATCACTCCGTCGTGTGGCACGGTAAACACCGTCGGAGCCGCGGTGGTGGGACTGTTGGCCGGAATCGTGTGCTCGTTCGCGATCGGGCTGAAGTTCAAACTCAACTACGACGATTCGCTCGACGTGGTGGGCGTGCACTTTGTCGGCGGCGTCGTGGGTGTGCTGCTGATCGGGCTCCTGGCCACCGCCGTGATGACCGGCGGTCCGCAGGGCCTCTTCTATGGCGGGGGATTGGCCCAACTCGGCAAGCAGGCGTTGGCGATGGCGGTGGTGGGCCCCTACGCCTTCACGGTGAGCTATGTGCTGGCCACGGTGATCGAGCGCCTCATGGGCTTCCGGGTCAGCCGCGAGGAAGAGGTAAGTGGCGTCGACCTCACCCAGCATGCTGAGACGGCCTATACCGAGGGCGTCTATGGCCATCAGCAGTTGCATCGTCCGTTGTTAGGTGAGCGGGACGTGTTCCGCCCGCGGCCGAACGGCGGCGAAGCGGGCTAA
- a CDS encoding helix-turn-helix domain-containing protein: MSRESAGAAIRALRESRDWSLADLAGATGVSIMGLSYLERGARKPHKGTVQKVENGLGLPPGTYSRLLVAADPDAELARLMAAQPPEAMSPRRTGTVVVDRHSDTDVLEGYAEAQLDALRSVIDRLPASTSNEYETYILSVVAQCVKAEMLAASSWRVAVNAGSDSSGRLMAHLRALEAIRAALLDRMPTSLSARFDRACAQSPLPEAVVAALIGVGSEELWDIRNRGVIPAGALPRIRAFVDAIGHAESTDDD; this comes from the coding sequence GTGAGCCGTGAATCGGCAGGCGCGGCCATCCGCGCCCTGCGGGAGTCGCGCGACTGGTCCCTGGCCGACCTCGCCGGAGCGACGGGCGTCAGCATCATGGGGTTGAGCTATCTGGAACGGGGCGCCCGCAAACCACACAAAGGCACAGTTCAAAAGGTTGAAAACGGCCTAGGCCTGCCGCCGGGGACGTATTCGCGGCTGTTGGTGGCCGCGGACCCGGATGCCGAGCTAGCCCGGCTGATGGCGGCGCAACCGCCCGAGGCAATGTCGCCTCGGCGTACCGGGACCGTGGTGGTCGACCGTCACAGCGACACCGATGTGCTGGAAGGCTACGCCGAAGCGCAGCTGGATGCCCTCAGATCTGTCATCGATCGCCTGCCGGCGAGTACCTCAAACGAATATGAGACGTATATTCTCTCTGTGGTCGCTCAATGCGTGAAGGCAGAGATGCTCGCCGCCAGCTCGTGGCGGGTGGCGGTAAACGCCGGCTCTGACTCAAGTGGCCGGCTCATGGCGCATCTGCGCGCCCTTGAGGCAATCCGCGCCGCCCTGCTGGATCGGATGCCGACGAGCTTGAGCGCACGGTTTGATCGGGCTTGTGCGCAGTCGCCGTTGCCGGAAGCGGTGGTCGCGGCGCTGATCGGGGTTGGCAGCGAGGAATTGTGGGATATCCGCAATAGGGGTGTGATCCCCGCCGGAGCCCTCCCCCGCATCCGTGCCTTCGTCGATGCGATCGGCCATGCGGAATCGACGGACGACGACTAG
- a CDS encoding DUF4226 domain-containing protein, protein MEGSRDRPQRGSVPAEVPSAPVKHERGAAAEAIADAEAALAHQNSQSSLLDLQVVSAILNAHLTAVEGGEALNQLQEETEAAVRSRSDLDTPTGARDFQRFLIGKLRDIRGVVANVSLDDTSKASLMAAWTSLYNASKSELGAQDSPVLAPVGGAASPDQQPDLMPVDPLLASLLLDDPSPLDDYAANQGAALPAPPASPTMPSIPGLGGAPAGATAPAIGPGPSGDTRAPLSGLLRGIRSGLDDVDERDLNDFDPDREAHAFSDGPDDDSRQQDTEDDASSGQPKPLPAGPTTVSLPNGETVTAASPELAAAIKAAAGGTPISDAFQQQGITIPPPGTPVSNPLDPAQVAAGDIGILTDRHALALGRDKALLDGQIQQVSSISGTNFLGWQHPPTAPSAPMTTTAPARTDAPTPTRPSGTTAAS, encoded by the coding sequence ATGGAAGGGTCGCGTGATCGCCCGCAGCGGGGCAGCGTTCCCGCCGAGGTGCCGTCGGCACCAGTAAAGCATGAACGAGGGGCCGCGGCTGAAGCGATCGCAGACGCCGAAGCGGCTCTAGCGCATCAGAATTCACAAAGTTCTCTGCTGGATCTGCAAGTGGTCTCGGCGATCCTGAATGCGCACCTTACCGCCGTCGAAGGCGGAGAAGCGCTGAACCAACTGCAAGAAGAAACCGAAGCCGCGGTACGGAGCCGATCCGATCTGGACACACCGACCGGAGCTCGTGATTTCCAGCGGTTTCTGATCGGCAAGCTCAGGGACATCCGTGGCGTAGTCGCCAACGTGAGTCTGGACGACACGTCCAAGGCAAGCTTGATGGCGGCGTGGACGTCGCTGTATAACGCGTCGAAGAGTGAGCTGGGCGCCCAAGACTCACCGGTCTTGGCTCCCGTGGGAGGCGCCGCTAGCCCGGACCAACAGCCCGATCTGATGCCGGTTGATCCCCTACTGGCCTCGCTATTGCTGGACGATCCGAGCCCGCTCGACGACTACGCAGCCAACCAAGGCGCCGCCTTGCCAGCGCCGCCGGCGAGTCCGACGATGCCCAGCATTCCCGGTCTGGGTGGCGCGCCGGCAGGCGCAACTGCGCCGGCCATCGGGCCCGGCCCAAGCGGCGATACCCGGGCGCCGCTTTCTGGGCTGTTGCGGGGAATCAGATCGGGACTCGACGACGTCGACGAACGAGACCTGAACGATTTCGATCCCGATCGTGAGGCACACGCATTCTCGGACGGCCCAGACGACGACAGCCGTCAACAGGACACCGAGGATGACGCATCCTCGGGCCAGCCGAAACCCTTGCCAGCGGGTCCGACGACCGTGTCCCTGCCCAACGGGGAGACGGTGACCGCCGCCAGCCCCGAACTGGCAGCCGCAATCAAGGCCGCCGCTGGCGGAACGCCGATCTCAGATGCCTTCCAACAGCAAGGAATTACCATTCCACCGCCGGGTACGCCGGTCAGCAACCCGCTCGATCCAGCGCAGGTCGCTGCGGGGGACATCGGCATCCTCACCGATCGGCACGCCCTGGCCCTCGGCCGTGACAAGGCTCTGCTTGACGGGCAGATCCAACAGGTCTCCAGCATTTCCGGGACGAACTTCCTAGGCTGGCAGCATCCGCCGACAGCGCCGAGCGCGCCCATGACCACGACTGCGCCGGCCAGGACCGACGCACCCACACCTACCCGGCCGTCCGGCACGACGGCCGCCTCGTAA
- a CDS encoding DUF4226 domain-containing protein, whose product MSESAGSSLAAIRAQQAVLARKHDAAAEADRALTQALASAHAAMRESIRRLDAIGAEIDGAVSGQTDLAVDTPMGAREFERFLVSKQREIAAIVTGLRELDRTKSAVLASLRGHYADPAG is encoded by the coding sequence ATGTCTGAGTCAGCCGGATCCTCGCTAGCTGCCATTCGGGCGCAGCAAGCGGTGCTGGCCAGAAAACACGACGCCGCGGCCGAGGCCGACCGCGCACTGACGCAGGCGCTTGCCAGTGCACATGCCGCGATGCGCGAGAGCATTCGTCGGCTAGACGCAATCGGCGCCGAAATTGACGGTGCGGTGTCGGGTCAGACTGACCTTGCCGTCGATACCCCAATGGGAGCCCGTGAGTTTGAGCGATTCCTGGTCTCCAAACAGCGCGAGATCGCTGCCATCGTGACCGGTCTGCGTGAGCTCGATCGCACGAAAAGCGCTGTGCTGGCGAGCTTGCGGGGCCACTACGCAGATCCGGCAGGATAG
- a CDS encoding DUF2694 family protein: MTDANPAFDTVHPSGSILVRSCRGGYMHSVALSEAAMETDAQTLAEGIRLTADVSCLKALLEVRDEIVAAGHTPSAEVPTVEDLDAAIEKLVAHQLRPRRR; the protein is encoded by the coding sequence ATGACCGACGCTAACCCCGCATTCGATACCGTCCACCCCAGCGGATCCATTCTGGTGCGGTCCTGCCGCGGTGGGTACATGCACAGCGTCGCACTAAGCGAGGCGGCGATGGAAACCGATGCCCAAACGCTGGCGGAGGGAATTCGGCTGACCGCCGACGTCTCATGCCTCAAGGCATTGCTCGAAGTGCGCGATGAGATCGTTGCGGCCGGTCACACACCCTCCGCGGAGGTTCCGACGGTCGAAGATCTCGACGCGGCGATTGAGAAACTAGTAGCGCACCAATTACGTCCGCGCCGTCGCTGA
- a CDS encoding GNAT family N-acetyltransferase has protein sequence MTTDKTGAQTTVTAEEGKYTITVEGQTVGFASYIDRGQQRVFDHTEIEPEFGGRGLATILVEQALRDARAAGKRIVAACSMVGTVLKSHPEYDDITDPVRIV, from the coding sequence GTGACGACCGACAAGACAGGCGCCCAAACCACCGTCACCGCCGAAGAGGGCAAATACACGATCACCGTCGAGGGCCAAACCGTGGGTTTTGCCAGCTATATCGATCGCGGCCAACAACGCGTTTTCGATCACACCGAAATCGAACCGGAGTTCGGTGGTCGCGGGCTGGCCACCATTCTTGTGGAGCAGGCCCTGCGTGACGCGCGGGCAGCAGGCAAGCGCATCGTCGCGGCGTGCTCCATGGTCGGCACGGTGCTCAAAAGCCATCCCGAGTACGACGACATCACCGATCCCGTCAGGATCGTTTAG
- a CDS encoding ESX-1 secretion-associated protein: MADGIHVAPEHLREAAAHHEQTSEYLRTVPSSHAAILESLDSLGPIFSELRGAGRDLLELRRQCYEQQADDHADIAQNLRTSAAMWEQHDQDAARDFGSIVDDGR; this comes from the coding sequence ATGGCAGATGGAATCCATGTGGCGCCGGAGCACCTGCGGGAAGCCGCTGCACACCATGAACAAACCTCCGAGTATTTGCGGACGGTGCCGTCGTCGCACGCCGCAATCCTGGAGAGCCTGGATTCACTCGGGCCAATCTTCAGCGAGCTCCGCGGTGCCGGGCGTGATCTGCTTGAGTTGCGGCGCCAGTGTTATGAGCAACAGGCCGACGATCATGCCGATATCGCGCAGAACCTAAGGACGTCGGCCGCGATGTGGGAACAGCATGACCAAGACGCGGCTCGTGACTTCGGCAGCATCGTTGACGACGGTCGATGA
- a CDS encoding pirin family protein, which produces MSTLDAAPIEVICSASHATGIEVLSPRAVPLGGPRGIRVQRTLPQRRRSLVGAWCFVDHYGPVSARMDVAPHPHTGLQTVSWLFSGEVEHRDSAGVHAIVRPGELNLMTAGAGICHSEVSVGARVLHGAQLWVALPDSARNTGRDFAHYRPSPISLPGAAARVFLGELAGSRSPVHTFTPLLGAQIDLTAQAALVIDVDPAFEHAVLCDTGDLEMRGNALTVGDLGYQGPGDTTLPLRNIAARPARVLLLGGTPFTEELVMWWNFVGRSHDDIVAYRQQWQDGDERFGVVTGYQGTVARLPAPPLPTTRLLPRPLPSRKESQ; this is translated from the coding sequence ATGAGCACCCTGGACGCCGCGCCCATCGAAGTCATCTGCAGTGCTTCACACGCCACCGGTATCGAGGTGCTCAGTCCGCGTGCGGTTCCCCTGGGTGGACCGCGAGGGATCCGGGTGCAACGGACACTTCCGCAACGGCGCCGCTCGCTGGTCGGCGCGTGGTGCTTTGTCGACCACTACGGGCCGGTGTCGGCACGCATGGATGTCGCTCCCCACCCACACACCGGACTGCAAACGGTCAGCTGGCTGTTCAGCGGGGAGGTGGAACATCGCGACAGCGCCGGCGTCCACGCCATAGTCCGGCCCGGCGAACTGAATCTGATGACCGCGGGTGCGGGCATCTGCCACTCGGAAGTGTCGGTGGGAGCACGCGTTCTACACGGTGCGCAGCTGTGGGTCGCCCTGCCCGACTCCGCCCGAAACACCGGCCGCGACTTCGCTCATTACCGTCCTTCGCCAATCTCACTGCCGGGTGCCGCCGCGCGGGTTTTTCTTGGTGAGCTGGCCGGAAGTCGTTCGCCGGTACACACATTCACCCCCCTGCTGGGCGCCCAGATCGACCTCACCGCGCAGGCCGCGCTGGTCATCGACGTCGACCCGGCATTCGAACATGCGGTGTTGTGCGATACCGGCGATCTGGAAATGCGCGGCAATGCACTGACGGTTGGCGATCTGGGCTATCAGGGGCCCGGCGACACCACCCTGCCGTTGCGCAACATCGCGGCACGCCCCGCCCGGGTGTTACTGCTGGGCGGCACTCCGTTTACCGAAGAATTAGTGATGTGGTGGAACTTCGTGGGACGCAGCCACGACGACATCGTCGCCTATCGACAGCAGTGGCAGGACGGCGACGAACGATTCGGCGTCGTTACCGGGTATCAAGGGACGGTGGCCCGGCTGCCGGCCCCGCCGCTGCCCACCACCCGATTGCTGCCCAGACCGCTACCGAGCCGAAAGGAATCCCAGTGA
- a CDS encoding C40 family peptidase codes for MSPTEIDALRRAHQMFTGGGRQPVVDAAAAPYEMRLRGAVALTVAAPQRRYQLRTQRSYDALLAAARTDTAVTAVVADAHRDRDGARELTGTVLAAARADAATAPVTPMAQREALRRRAARLRAQHAHVLSARGRARRHLAALRLLRYRIAHHGGAALRLPSRSGRAGIAVRAALSRLGCPYVWGASGPSQFDCSGLVQWAYAHAGVHLDRTTYQQINDGIPVPRPQVRPGDLVFPHPGHVQLAIGNNLVVEAPYSGASVRISPLGNTVAIRRPW; via the coding sequence TTGAGTCCCACGGAAATCGACGCCTTGAGGCGCGCGCATCAGATGTTCACGGGCGGCGGTCGTCAGCCGGTGGTGGACGCCGCTGCCGCACCTTACGAAATGCGGTTACGAGGTGCCGTAGCGCTGACTGTCGCGGCGCCACAGAGGCGCTATCAACTAAGGACACAGCGCAGCTACGACGCGCTGCTCGCCGCGGCACGGACCGACACGGCGGTTACCGCGGTCGTTGCCGACGCCCACCGGGATCGGGACGGGGCCCGTGAATTGACCGGAACGGTACTGGCGGCGGCCCGCGCTGACGCCGCGACCGCGCCGGTAACGCCGATGGCCCAGCGAGAGGCGCTCCGACGGCGAGCGGCTCGGCTGCGGGCGCAACACGCGCATGTCTTGTCAGCTCGTGGACGCGCGCGACGGCATCTGGCGGCATTGCGGCTATTGCGGTATCGGATAGCACATCACGGCGGTGCGGCGCTCAGGCTGCCGTCACGTAGCGGACGTGCGGGGATCGCGGTGCGCGCCGCGCTATCGAGACTGGGCTGCCCTTATGTCTGGGGGGCGAGCGGGCCCAGCCAGTTCGACTGTTCCGGGTTGGTCCAGTGGGCCTACGCGCACGCCGGGGTTCACCTCGACCGAACCACGTATCAGCAGATCAACGACGGGATCCCGGTGCCGCGCCCGCAGGTTCGGCCTGGTGATCTGGTCTTTCCGCACCCGGGACACGTGCAGCTGGCGATCGGCAACAACCTGGTCGTCGAGGCGCCGTACTCCGGCGCCTCGGTCCGGATCAGTCCGTTGGGCAACACCGTAGCGATCCGTAGGCCGTGGTGA
- a CDS encoding nicotinamide-nucleotide adenylyltransferase, translated as MTHGMVLGRFLPPHAGHVYLCEFARRWVDDLTIVISVQNGDPISGTQRFAWMRELFPFDRVVHLAVRKPQDPCEQPPSWDVWKARLERVLPKRPEFVFASEPYGVDLANILGARFVAVDQARAIVPVSGTSIRADPLAHWQHIPRCVRPAFVKRVSIIGPEFTGKTTLARVVAETLETTWVPEWTRTLRDRNGGSLVGLDWTEIVRGQIASEEALARNADRVLICDTDPLVATVWAEFLRGSCPEQLRELARRPYDLTLLTRPDAPCSGNGVRCLPGQSDEFFAACEHALRAAGRPFVVVGGGWEERTSAALRAVEKLAPSQRS; from the coding sequence ATGACGCACGGAATGGTGCTCGGACGGTTCCTACCGCCCCATGCCGGTCACGTTTACCTCTGCGAGTTCGCGCGCCGATGGGTGGATGATCTGACGATCGTCATCTCAGTTCAGAACGGAGACCCGATTTCGGGTACCCAACGTTTCGCATGGATGCGGGAGTTGTTCCCGTTCGATCGCGTGGTCCATCTCGCCGTCAGGAAGCCGCAGGATCCGTGCGAGCAGCCGCCATCCTGGGACGTCTGGAAGGCGAGGCTGGAGCGCGTGCTTCCTAAGCGGCCCGAGTTCGTCTTTGCCTCCGAGCCGTACGGCGTGGACCTCGCCAACATCCTCGGAGCGCGTTTTGTGGCGGTGGATCAGGCTCGCGCCATCGTTCCGGTCAGCGGAACGAGCATCCGAGCGGACCCGCTTGCCCACTGGCAACACATCCCGCGCTGCGTGCGTCCCGCCTTCGTAAAACGGGTGAGCATCATCGGCCCCGAATTCACCGGAAAGACGACCCTCGCCCGGGTCGTCGCGGAAACGCTCGAAACGACCTGGGTCCCGGAGTGGACGAGGACGCTGCGGGACCGCAACGGTGGCTCGCTGGTGGGGCTGGACTGGACCGAAATTGTTCGGGGGCAAATCGCTTCGGAGGAGGCTTTGGCGCGCAACGCCGATCGGGTGCTGATCTGTGACACCGATCCGCTGGTGGCCACCGTTTGGGCCGAGTTCCTGCGAGGCAGCTGCCCCGAACAGTTGCGTGAATTGGCCAGGCGTCCTTACGATCTGACGCTGTTGACTCGGCCCGATGCGCCCTGCAGCGGTAACGGCGTGCGCTGTCTACCGGGGCAGTCCGACGAGTTCTTCGCCGCCTGCGAGCACGCTCTGCGCGCGGCCGGACGACCCTTTGTGGTGGTCGGCGGCGGTTGGGAAGAGAGGACCTCCGCGGCCCTGCGGGCCGTCGAGAAGCTGGCGCCTTCGCAGCGCTCGTAA
- a CDS encoding WhiB family transcriptional regulator translates to MANPCAANPELWFGYPDDDSGDGAAKARAYERSAIEARIHCLRRCPLAQQRLCAQRAVKHREEYGVWAGVKLPGGQYRKREQLAQAHEILRQIAAGEINARQLPDNAALLARTERHAIPIAAVVVHMPAAQVGPRTAA, encoded by the coding sequence ATGGCGAATCCCTGCGCGGCCAACCCGGAACTGTGGTTCGGCTACCCCGACGATGACAGCGGCGACGGAGCCGCGAAGGCACGCGCCTACGAGCGGTCCGCCATCGAGGCGCGGATCCACTGCCTGCGCCGCTGCCCGCTCGCGCAGCAACGCCTGTGCGCCCAACGAGCCGTCAAGCATCGGGAGGAGTACGGCGTCTGGGCCGGCGTCAAACTTCCCGGCGGCCAGTACCGCAAGCGCGAACAGCTGGCACAGGCTCACGAAATCTTGCGGCAGATCGCCGCCGGCGAAATCAATGCGCGACAGTTACCGGACAATGCGGCACTGCTCGCGCGCACCGAACGCCACGCGATCCCGATAGCCGCGGTGGTTGTGCACATGCCCGCCGCACAGGTGGGCCCGCGCACGGCGGCGTGA
- a CDS encoding DUF5631 domain-containing protein produces the protein MAIFGRRAARRRLRRATEESLTIPAFSSPPDCTPWVIGGLWPAELSPNIAETATLAEYLQADLQRIVSVANEELRNIRQSVLIDSARREAEARVIDEARVLAVRRVDSTLRQLRERERSGQQGNPALERTQVLPAVRDEEPAVEPATVSIDEDVGEPATESERGIAEKEPRPPVQAADAQESEGERLRRLLTFVARQEPRLRWAVGQLEDGAVVLATDLAHGWIPPGIMVPEGVRLLPPGQRSRRGTALLGVTARTVTYSPGDSLAWTERPTATRSSVRPRELPNLENLEQKLSDATLARAELPRVVHILAKAAAAGTHVAEDEIDLVRVHLDTAQHETLAQYPGVDVPLLLNCMLLAAIESSVTGDAMSANYHFSWFRAFDQPPVT, from the coding sequence GTGGCGATCTTTGGTCGAAGAGCGGCGCGCCGGCGCCTGCGGAGAGCGACCGAGGAATCGCTCACGATTCCGGCGTTTAGCTCCCCGCCTGATTGCACGCCCTGGGTGATCGGCGGGCTATGGCCAGCCGAGCTGTCGCCGAACATCGCCGAAACGGCCACGCTCGCAGAGTATTTGCAAGCCGATTTGCAACGCATCGTCAGCGTTGCCAACGAAGAGCTGCGGAACATCAGGCAGTCGGTCTTGATTGATTCGGCTCGGCGCGAAGCAGAAGCCAGGGTGATCGATGAAGCACGCGTGCTGGCGGTGCGACGAGTTGATTCGACTCTGCGTCAACTACGCGAGCGCGAGCGTTCCGGGCAGCAAGGCAACCCAGCGCTGGAGCGGACCCAGGTGTTGCCGGCCGTCAGAGACGAGGAGCCGGCTGTCGAACCGGCGACCGTCTCCATCGACGAGGACGTTGGCGAACCCGCAACCGAATCCGAGCGAGGGATTGCTGAAAAGGAGCCTCGGCCCCCGGTGCAGGCCGCCGATGCGCAGGAATCCGAGGGCGAGCGACTGCGGCGGCTGCTTACCTTTGTGGCCCGTCAGGAACCTCGTCTGCGTTGGGCGGTCGGACAACTCGAGGACGGGGCAGTGGTGCTGGCCACCGATCTCGCCCACGGCTGGATACCTCCTGGCATCATGGTTCCCGAAGGCGTGCGATTGTTGCCGCCCGGTCAGCGTAGTCGCCGAGGCACCGCTCTTCTCGGTGTTACGGCGCGCACGGTGACCTACAGCCCCGGGGACTCTTTGGCCTGGACGGAAAGGCCAACCGCGACGCGGTCTTCGGTACGGCCGCGGGAGTTGCCGAACCTGGAGAACCTGGAACAAAAGCTGAGCGACGCTACACTCGCGCGGGCCGAACTGCCGCGAGTGGTACATATATTGGCGAAGGCTGCCGCCGCCGGTACGCACGTCGCCGAAGACGAAATCGACTTGGTGCGAGTGCATTTAGACACCGCGCAGCACGAGACCTTGGCGCAGTATCCCGGTGTCGATGTCCCGTTGCTGCTCAACTGCATGTTGTTGGCCGCCATCGAGAGCAGCGTCACCGGCGATGCGATGTCGGCGAACTATCACTTCTCCTGGTTTCGGGCGTTTGACCAGCCGCCGGTGACCTAG
- a CDS encoding DHA2 family efflux MFS transporter permease subunit encodes MTSSSVSPDQCSYPDKLDARLWRIAGVCVLGSIMTMVDTSVVTVAQRTFAITFDSTQAVVAWTITGYTLALAAVIPLAGWAADRFGTKRIFLGSVLVFTLSSLLCALAPNITSLIAFRALQGFGGGMLAPLTLTIVNREAGPKRVGRVMAVLGIPGVLGPAFGPALGGWLIDSYGWQWIFWINLPVGVAAVGLAALVFPRDHPAPSETFDFIGMLLLSPGLPAFLYGMSEIPSCGTVADLRVWIPAGIGIALIVAFVFHALYRADKPLIDLRLLTNRALTLANAAMFLYIVSTFGAGVLFPSYFQQLLGHTPLQAGMSLLPRGIGAALAIPLAGALVDRRGGRGVLIVGVTLLAAGLGIFVYGVAFRSGNLPMLLIGLTILGLGMGSTRMPLVAVAMRSLSPSQIARGSTLIKVNQQMAAAVGAALMSVIVSSQVNGGENVSGTHRIGAIPGGLPSPGFPETVAHAYSVAFVIAALLVGLIPIPLAFLPKGSPKAALSETSRQPTSESDAPSGDTTLRSGQSSTGVP; translated from the coding sequence ATGACATCGTCCTCGGTGAGCCCAGATCAATGCAGCTATCCGGACAAGCTGGACGCCAGGCTGTGGCGCATCGCGGGGGTCTGCGTCCTGGGCTCGATCATGACCATGGTTGACACCAGTGTTGTTACCGTTGCGCAACGCACGTTTGCCATCACCTTCGATTCGACCCAGGCGGTCGTCGCCTGGACGATCACCGGCTACACCCTGGCGCTGGCCGCCGTGATCCCACTGGCAGGGTGGGCGGCCGATCGATTCGGCACCAAACGAATTTTTCTGGGTTCGGTTCTCGTCTTCACCCTGAGCTCGCTGTTGTGCGCGCTAGCGCCGAACATCACATCGCTCATCGCCTTTAGAGCGTTGCAGGGCTTTGGCGGCGGCATGCTGGCACCGTTGACCCTCACCATCGTCAATCGTGAGGCAGGCCCCAAACGCGTCGGCCGGGTAATGGCGGTGCTGGGGATCCCAGGTGTGCTCGGCCCGGCCTTCGGGCCGGCCTTGGGCGGCTGGCTCATCGACAGCTATGGCTGGCAGTGGATCTTCTGGATCAACCTGCCGGTCGGCGTGGCCGCTGTCGGCCTCGCCGCGCTCGTGTTCCCCCGAGATCACCCAGCCCCGTCGGAGACCTTCGATTTCATCGGAATGCTGCTGCTCTCACCTGGGTTGCCGGCGTTCCTCTACGGGATGTCGGAGATCCCAAGCTGCGGCACCGTGGCTGATCTCCGGGTGTGGATACCGGCGGGCATCGGGATAGCGTTGATCGTCGCGTTCGTGTTCCATGCTCTCTACCGTGCCGACAAGCCCCTTATCGATCTGCGCTTGTTGACCAACCGAGCGCTCACACTGGCTAACGCGGCGATGTTTCTTTACATCGTCTCGACTTTCGGCGCCGGCGTGTTGTTTCCCAGCTACTTCCAGCAGTTGCTCGGTCACACTCCGCTGCAAGCTGGGATGAGCTTGCTACCCCGAGGGATCGGTGCCGCGCTGGCGATACCTCTGGCGGGAGCGCTGGTGGATCGGCGTGGCGGTCGCGGCGTTCTCATCGTCGGCGTCACGCTACTCGCCGCGGGCCTGGGCATCTTCGTCTACGGGGTTGCCTTCCGGAGCGGCAACCTTCCGATGCTGTTGATCGGTCTGACGATCTTGGGGCTGGGCATGGGCAGCACCAGGATGCCGCTGGTCGCGGTGGCGATGCGGAGCCTTTCGCCAAGTCAGATCGCACGAGGCTCAACGCTGATCAAAGTCAATCAGCAGATGGCGGCGGCGGTGGGGGCCGCGCTGATGTCGGTGATCGTGAGCAGCCAGGTCAACGGTGGTGAAAACGTCTCCGGCACACACAGGATCGGTGCCATACCAGGCGGCTTGCCTTCCCCCGGTTTCCCGGAGACCGTTGCGCACGCCTACAGCGTGGCGTTTGTGATAGCGGCCTTGCTGGTGGGGTTGATCCCTATCCCACTGGCCTTTTTGCCCAAAGGGTCGCCGAAGGCGGCACTCAGCGAGACATCGCGCCAACCCACATCCGAAAGTGACGCACCCTCCGGCGACACCACGCTGCGTAGCGGGCAGTCCTCGACGGGAGTTCCCTGA